The Pseudomonas allokribbensis genome has a window encoding:
- a CDS encoding LysR family transcriptional regulator, with the protein MDRLTLMAVFVKAVELGSFSAVADELNLSPQLVGKQVKMLEQHLGVSLLNRTTRKQSLTDFGRTFYQRAKLILADMDAAEEMAAMTRGVPSGRLRINAPVTFGVSTLSPRLLEYMVRYPQVSVDLTLSNELVDLVEGGYDVVFRIGELSDSGLKALPLKPYQMVLCAAPAYLARRPPITTPLDLQEHECLAFAYSDGRSHIRLEGPDGCIDVPIKSRLTINQADPLLSAAVAGLGVVLLPLELVKDALRSGTLVNLLPDYNVPVSPMNLLYAPDPRLTPKLRSFVDFARAAFGADA; encoded by the coding sequence ATGGATCGCCTCACCTTGATGGCCGTATTCGTCAAAGCGGTGGAGCTTGGCTCCTTCAGCGCAGTGGCGGATGAGCTCAATCTGTCCCCGCAACTGGTTGGCAAACAGGTCAAGATGCTCGAGCAGCATCTGGGTGTCTCGCTGCTCAATCGCACGACCCGCAAACAGAGCCTCACCGACTTCGGCCGTACGTTCTATCAACGGGCGAAGCTGATCCTGGCCGATATGGACGCCGCGGAAGAAATGGCCGCGATGACCCGAGGCGTACCCAGCGGCCGGCTCAGAATCAACGCGCCAGTCACCTTTGGCGTCAGCACGCTGTCGCCTCGGCTGCTGGAGTACATGGTCAGGTATCCGCAGGTGTCGGTGGATCTGACCTTGTCCAACGAACTCGTTGACCTGGTGGAGGGCGGATATGACGTGGTGTTTCGAATCGGTGAGCTGTCCGACAGCGGTCTGAAGGCTTTGCCTTTGAAGCCTTATCAAATGGTGCTGTGCGCGGCGCCTGCCTATCTGGCCAGACGTCCACCCATCACGACACCACTGGATCTTCAGGAACATGAGTGCCTGGCGTTTGCCTATTCGGACGGTCGCTCACACATTCGCCTCGAAGGGCCGGACGGTTGCATCGACGTGCCGATTAAAAGCAGATTGACGATCAATCAGGCCGACCCCTTGCTGTCGGCGGCGGTGGCAGGGCTGGGGGTCGTGCTGTTGCCGTTGGAGCTGGTCAAGGATGCGCTGAGAAGTGGAACGCTGGTGAACCTTCTGCCGGATTACAACGTCCCGGTTTCCCCGATGAATCTTCTGTATGCACCGGACCCTAGGCTGACGCCCAAGCTGCGAAGCTTCGTGGATTTTGCCAGGGCTGCGTTTGGCGCTGATGCGTGA
- a CDS encoding Ypar14, super integron cassette produces the protein MPLLVWDPFDLIGVLGVLPSQDEFETSHRYSIQQGSLRLELTVWQYDSDVEIQLWEASLPNPIIKYTLLGCPGIRVVEDKRGKFLEFAASNTFTGRYDGYSVIPYGLRLWVDPQIFLEPFSYTTA, from the coding sequence ATGCCGCTGCTCGTATGGGACCCGTTTGATCTGATTGGCGTACTCGGTGTCCTTCCGTCCCAGGATGAGTTTGAAACGTCGCATCGATACTCGATTCAACAAGGTTCTCTCAGACTGGAGCTGACGGTATGGCAGTACGATTCCGATGTCGAGATTCAGCTATGGGAAGCATCGCTGCCCAACCCCATCATCAAATACACTCTGCTGGGCTGCCCGGGGATCCGGGTTGTAGAGGACAAGCGCGGAAAATTCCTCGAATTTGCCGCGTCGAACACGTTCACCGGGCGATATGACGGATATTCAGTGATTCCCTACGGGCTCAGGCTCTGGGTCGATCCTCAGATTTTCCTGGAGCCATTCAGCTACACGACAGCCTGA